One region of Priestia megaterium genomic DNA includes:
- a CDS encoding M20 family metallopeptidase produces MGIVKKVEQLIEQKRHELTQISDQIWEYAETRFEEYKSAQLICDMLEKEEFTLRTHIANLETGFIGSYGHGYPIIAILGEYDALTGLSQKDKCAVADPVKKNGNGHGCGHNLLGVGSLAAALAVKEYLKEKNVPGTVQYYGCPAEESGYGKTYMVREGFFQDVDIAFSWHPATVNGVMHTSSNAVMQATFKFKGRSSHAAASPHLGRSALDAVELMNIGVNYMREHMIDEARVHYAITNSGGISPNVVQAEAEVMYLIRAPKPSQVKELYERVVKIAKGAALMTETQVEQEIQGACANLIPNQTMEQLMHKQMMQINLAEVKQEDMAFAKAIYESTSAEDKEAAKKQVGSLLDRALANHPVFNQIAPMSKNVSFMTGSTDVADVSWNVPTAQCVTATWAYATPFHTWQAVAQGKTEYAHDAMLLAGKAIAATAIEMIENQELISQAKQELEDRLEGESYECLVPSHIQPPNYSESEHEDYSMV; encoded by the coding sequence ATGGGTATTGTCAAAAAAGTCGAACAACTTATTGAACAAAAGCGACACGAGCTAACTCAAATCAGTGATCAAATATGGGAATATGCAGAAACGAGGTTTGAAGAGTATAAGTCGGCACAGCTAATTTGCGACATGTTAGAAAAAGAAGAGTTTACGCTTCGTACACATATTGCTAACCTTGAAACAGGTTTTATTGGAAGTTATGGGCACGGTTATCCGATTATCGCTATTCTTGGTGAATATGATGCGCTTACCGGGCTGAGTCAAAAAGATAAGTGTGCAGTAGCAGATCCAGTCAAAAAAAATGGAAATGGCCATGGGTGTGGACATAACCTACTTGGCGTAGGCTCACTAGCAGCTGCGCTTGCAGTCAAAGAATACTTAAAAGAAAAAAATGTTCCGGGAACCGTTCAATACTATGGATGTCCAGCTGAAGAAAGTGGCTACGGAAAGACGTATATGGTACGAGAAGGATTTTTCCAAGATGTAGACATCGCGTTTTCGTGGCATCCGGCTACCGTTAATGGTGTCATGCATACGTCATCGAATGCGGTTATGCAAGCAACTTTTAAATTTAAAGGAAGAAGCAGTCATGCAGCTGCTAGTCCTCACCTTGGCAGAAGCGCTTTAGACGCTGTAGAGTTGATGAATATTGGTGTGAATTATATGCGTGAACATATGATAGATGAAGCGCGCGTACACTATGCCATTACAAACAGCGGAGGCATTTCTCCTAATGTTGTTCAAGCAGAAGCGGAAGTCATGTACTTAATTCGTGCTCCGAAGCCATCTCAAGTAAAAGAACTTTATGAACGGGTTGTGAAAATTGCAAAGGGAGCGGCTTTAATGACTGAAACACAAGTGGAACAGGAAATTCAAGGAGCCTGCGCTAATCTAATTCCAAATCAAACAATGGAGCAGCTGATGCATAAGCAAATGATGCAGATAAATTTGGCTGAAGTGAAACAAGAAGACATGGCTTTCGCCAAAGCTATTTACGAGTCTACATCCGCTGAAGACAAAGAAGCAGCAAAAAAACAAGTCGGTTCACTGCTAGACAGAGCTTTAGCAAATCATCCAGTCTTCAACCAAATTGCTCCTATGTCTAAAAATGTTTCCTTCATGACGGGATCAACCGATGTCGCAGACGTTAGCTGGAATGTTCCAACTGCACAGTGCGTGACCGCAACGTGGGCTTATGCTACGCCGTTTCATACATGGCAAGCTGTTGCTCAAGGGAAAACAGAGTATGCTCACGATGCGATGTTGTTAGCTGGAAAAGCCATTGCGGCTACGGCGATTGAAATGATAGAAAATCAAGAGCTGATTAGTCAAGCGAAACAAGAGCTAGAGGATAGGCTAGAAGGGGAAAGCTATGAATGTCTTGTGCCTTCCCATATACAGCCGCCTAATTACTCAGAAAGTGAGCACGAAGACTATAGCATGGTGTAA
- a CDS encoding MFS transporter, with amino-acid sequence MLARSNWKYIILFLLFLGWSLGNLDRFIINYAILDISKDLHLNASSTGIILSSFFAGYALMQIPGGWLADRFGFKKVITIAVLLWSLFTVFTGMAWSFASIIIIRFLFGLGEGSYFPSASKGIAGWFPQQERSRAMSFLLSSGTIMGVVTPILATQLMQTISWRSIFYIIGAIGLVITVLFVFLLKEKQQGEKREASAIPAKQMTLKEIIKTPMIWNLFIAYFSIYAINWGLMSWMPTYLAEVRHLNLTDIGFLSAIPAFVGIIGMFVSGFILDKLPDGKDKMIAAVFGLLMGVFLCLMAISPSVGMFIVFQSAVTLLFSFNVILIASAPLKMLPESVVGSANGFINTGAQAAGVLTPMLIGFLVQSFGGSYNAAFALLIICALVCAISLFSIRPAKVVVNAQNAVK; translated from the coding sequence ATGCTAGCAAGGTCGAACTGGAAATACATCATTTTATTTTTATTATTTTTAGGCTGGTCGCTTGGAAACTTAGATCGTTTTATTATTAATTACGCTATTTTAGATATCTCGAAAGATCTACACCTTAATGCTTCTTCTACAGGTATCATCTTAAGCAGTTTTTTTGCAGGATACGCACTGATGCAAATACCTGGTGGGTGGCTGGCAGACCGCTTTGGGTTTAAAAAAGTCATTACAATTGCCGTGCTTTTATGGTCTTTGTTTACGGTTTTTACCGGAATGGCCTGGTCTTTTGCTTCTATTATTATCATTCGCTTTTTATTTGGATTAGGGGAAGGGAGCTATTTTCCATCTGCGTCAAAAGGAATCGCAGGGTGGTTTCCTCAGCAAGAACGCAGTAGAGCCATGTCCTTTTTGTTATCGTCAGGTACGATCATGGGCGTGGTGACACCGATTCTAGCGACGCAGCTGATGCAAACGATAAGCTGGAGAAGTATCTTTTATATCATAGGAGCCATCGGGCTTGTTATTACAGTTCTGTTTGTTTTTTTACTAAAAGAAAAGCAGCAGGGGGAAAAAAGAGAGGCTTCTGCTATTCCTGCTAAGCAGATGACATTAAAAGAAATTATCAAAACCCCGATGATTTGGAATTTATTTATTGCCTATTTCAGTATTTACGCTATTAACTGGGGGCTCATGTCGTGGATGCCTACATATTTAGCCGAAGTAAGACATTTGAATTTAACAGACATCGGTTTTCTTTCCGCTATCCCAGCATTTGTAGGCATTATAGGAATGTTTGTTAGCGGCTTTATTTTAGATAAGCTTCCAGATGGAAAAGACAAGATGATAGCGGCGGTTTTTGGTTTACTGATGGGCGTTTTTCTTTGCTTAATGGCTATTTCACCTAGCGTAGGCATGTTTATCGTTTTTCAAAGCGCAGTAACTTTACTGTTTTCATTTAATGTGATTTTAATCGCTTCAGCTCCTTTAAAAATGTTGCCTGAATCAGTGGTCGGTTCAGCAAATGGTTTTATTAATACAGGGGCTCAAGCAGCCGGCGTATTAACACCAATGCTTATTGGTTTTTTAGTACAATCGTTTGGCGGGTCGTATAATGCAGCGTTTGCTTTATTAATTATCTGCGCTCTTGTCTGTGCTATTTCGTTGTTTTCGATTCGACCTGCAAAAGTGGTAGTGAACGCACAAAATGCTGTTAAATAA
- a CDS encoding pyridoxamine 5'-phosphate oxidase family protein, translated as MNKAELPKAVRVFLNGKDLERKQRDAMLLSTVTSEGFPHVAMISAGELVAISSSRVKLLVWKGTTSAKNMIQNHKATVTLVVEGKAYYIKFWLKKEAPVLSGYELFTGEVAAVKEDYAKYAVLTSGIQFQLHDSKQVLSRWKQSIAAVLSTEKTDS; from the coding sequence ATGAATAAAGCAGAGCTGCCAAAAGCCGTGCGCGTATTTTTAAATGGAAAAGACTTAGAAAGAAAACAGCGTGATGCGATGTTGCTATCTACAGTGACATCCGAGGGTTTTCCTCATGTAGCAATGATTAGCGCAGGAGAGCTGGTAGCTATTAGCTCTTCACGCGTCAAGCTGTTAGTATGGAAGGGTACAACTTCTGCAAAAAACATGATACAGAATCATAAGGCAACCGTTACATTAGTTGTTGAAGGGAAAGCTTATTACATTAAATTTTGGCTGAAAAAAGAAGCTCCTGTGTTATCAGGCTATGAGTTATTTACAGGAGAAGTAGCCGCTGTTAAAGAAGATTACGCAAAATATGCCGTTCTAACATCAGGAATTCAATTTCAGCTTCATGATTCCAAACAGGTACTAAGCCGCTGGAAGCAATCAATTGCAGCTGTTCTTTCTACTGAAAAAACCGATTCTTAA
- a CDS encoding helix-turn-helix domain-containing protein has product MSDLLANMKGYLTSIIKNSSYQIWTSIDSANFNMFFSSSLCSSLTYTPPTSLHNGSDSFQKHIAYEEFEEIYLSFPNRYAFVVRIFAKHDWTPQQIKKLSANFSPYVLQKKLERREHILNVLMKSIKEISLLQDSDYLLTRILENALSVISVADMGVLWMFDSSTEFLLPRAWSGGPNNEIQNMKMKVGEGIIGKTFQHNKSYMYTNLEDIVRDSSTMTDDNIHYLNQSYTFTHIQSIISVPICMDEQTVCVLIIYQNGTTPLLNEEDKELLESFSDQVSIALLNSALFEDVKKQNELLIRRDQIHRTFMNVSLQSKGIEPILTELRRMVTSPVTIVDFVDNKTYGFLKFLDVDTKTAEFHTHFLLHTKACFYTIESHNQKHSVYIQPIHGIDTLLGLVILQTNQGDLSSLDQVALEQSSSVIALEMLKKQTLVDLFYKRTHELFSEYLSCYDTTLLYQKANELNIDTKKHILVALITIRSHEDLQLLNLHLHRLVSDIKSVFSSKAPVVYGFDTKVTIVFTLDSYEDHHAIIKQLEDSLSKWRYYNECHVKIGIGSRYSHFTQIEKSYSEAEKAVSYLLSQQQDGCMLYEEIGINRLFINQSKEEVKTFIDEVFVPLKNNHLNDEPLEQTLEAYFDNNRSASLTAKQLHIHVNTLYQRLKKIEDKMNISFTNSEHLLKVQLACYLKKFHYS; this is encoded by the coding sequence ATGAGTGATTTATTAGCTAATATGAAAGGTTATCTTACATCTATTATTAAAAACAGTTCTTATCAAATTTGGACAAGTATTGATTCTGCAAATTTTAACATGTTTTTTTCCAGTTCTTTATGCTCATCCCTGACTTACACTCCTCCCACTAGCCTACATAACGGCAGTGATTCCTTTCAAAAGCATATCGCATATGAAGAGTTCGAAGAAATTTACTTATCCTTTCCAAACCGGTATGCGTTTGTTGTTCGCATATTTGCTAAGCATGACTGGACACCACAACAAATAAAGAAGCTATCCGCTAACTTTTCTCCTTATGTGCTGCAAAAAAAGTTAGAGCGGCGTGAGCACATTTTGAACGTACTTATGAAAAGCATTAAGGAAATCTCGCTTTTACAAGACTCTGACTATCTATTAACAAGAATTCTAGAAAATGCTCTTTCAGTTATTTCTGTTGCGGATATGGGCGTGCTGTGGATGTTTGATTCTTCCACTGAATTTCTTTTGCCTCGCGCCTGGTCAGGGGGGCCAAACAATGAAATTCAAAACATGAAAATGAAAGTTGGCGAAGGAATTATCGGAAAGACATTTCAGCATAATAAAAGCTATATGTATACGAACTTAGAGGATATAGTACGCGATTCTTCTACTATGACTGACGATAATATTCACTATCTTAATCAGTCCTATACATTTACACACATTCAATCTATTATTTCTGTCCCCATTTGTATGGACGAACAAACGGTATGCGTACTCATTATTTATCAAAACGGTACAACTCCTCTTTTAAATGAAGAGGATAAAGAATTGTTAGAAAGCTTTTCCGATCAAGTTTCGATTGCTCTCTTAAACTCAGCGCTTTTTGAAGATGTAAAAAAACAAAATGAACTTTTAATACGCCGCGATCAAATTCATCGCACATTCATGAACGTTTCACTTCAAAGTAAAGGAATTGAACCGATACTTACCGAATTACGCCGAATGGTTACATCTCCCGTCACCATTGTAGATTTTGTTGATAATAAGACCTATGGCTTTTTAAAATTTCTTGATGTAGACACAAAAACAGCTGAATTTCACACGCATTTTCTTTTACATACAAAAGCTTGCTTTTATACTATTGAGTCACACAACCAGAAGCACAGCGTCTACATTCAACCGATACACGGTATTGACACGCTCTTAGGTTTAGTTATTTTGCAGACAAATCAAGGAGATCTTTCCTCTCTAGATCAAGTGGCACTCGAACAAAGCAGCTCTGTTATTGCACTAGAAATGCTGAAAAAACAAACGTTAGTCGATTTATTTTACAAGCGAACGCATGAACTATTTAGTGAATACTTATCATGTTATGACACCACTTTACTGTATCAAAAAGCAAATGAGCTAAACATTGATACAAAAAAGCATATTCTAGTCGCTCTTATTACCATTCGTTCACACGAGGACCTGCAGCTCTTAAACTTACATCTTCATCGCCTTGTCTCTGACATCAAATCGGTTTTCAGTTCAAAAGCGCCGGTCGTATACGGATTCGACACGAAAGTAACCATTGTATTCACGCTTGATTCTTATGAAGACCATCATGCTATTATCAAACAATTAGAAGATTCACTCTCAAAATGGCGTTACTACAATGAATGTCATGTAAAAATAGGGATTGGAAGTCGTTATTCTCACTTTACCCAAATAGAAAAAAGTTATAGTGAAGCTGAAAAAGCTGTCTCTTACCTTCTGTCTCAGCAGCAAGATGGATGCATGTTGTATGAGGAAATAGGAATTAACCGGTTATTTATTAATCAATCGAAAGAAGAAGTCAAAACCTTTATTGATGAAGTATTTGTCCCTCTTAAAAACAATCATTTGAATGATGAACCTTTAGAGCAAACGCTAGAAGCGTATTTTGATAACAACCGTTCTGCTTCACTTACAGCTAAGCAGCTTCATATTCACGTTAATACACTCTATCAGCGGTTGAAGAAAATCGAAGATAAAATGAACATATCATTTACAAATAGTGAACATCTATTAAAAGTGCAGCTAGCGTGCTATTTGAAAAAATTTCACTACAGCTAA
- a CDS encoding AEC family transporter has protein sequence MSIGQIFLILAPIFFAILLGYLAGHFKKFDKQTSKGLNTLVTKFALPAHLFVGVTTTPRKTLIDEWPFLVALILGIVGFYLIILLIVKYAGKHTLTSSSMFALNSAQPTFAFMGIPVLGGLFGAGAVAIPIAITGIVVNAILDPLATILGTVGQRGRKEGEEKTSLFKVTVHSILHGLSEPLACVPLIGVILTLCGFQSPKLLQDMLDQIGSITSGAALFAVGVTIGIGKINFSKGALGIAVLKVAVQPIVMLGIAVWIGLSSDEVTKAILLVAFPGSAVAAMIALRFESMENETASAFVISAILSLVTLPLLISWLM, from the coding sequence ATGAGCATAGGTCAAATTTTTCTCATTCTCGCGCCTATCTTTTTTGCCATTTTGCTTGGTTATTTAGCAGGGCATTTTAAAAAATTTGACAAGCAAACGTCTAAGGGGCTTAACACATTAGTAACGAAGTTTGCGCTTCCTGCACACTTATTTGTAGGTGTGACGACAACGCCAAGAAAAACACTCATAGATGAATGGCCGTTTTTAGTTGCGCTGATTTTAGGCATCGTCGGGTTTTATCTCATTATATTGCTCATCGTGAAGTATGCAGGGAAGCATACGCTAACTTCTTCTTCTATGTTTGCTCTAAACTCAGCTCAGCCAACGTTTGCTTTTATGGGCATTCCGGTACTTGGAGGCTTGTTTGGTGCAGGTGCAGTAGCGATTCCAATTGCCATCACAGGAATCGTGGTGAACGCGATTTTAGATCCGTTGGCAACGATTTTGGGAACCGTTGGCCAAAGGGGACGAAAAGAAGGGGAAGAGAAAACAAGTTTATTCAAAGTAACGGTTCATTCTATTTTGCATGGTCTATCTGAGCCTTTGGCATGCGTCCCGTTAATTGGAGTGATTTTAACGCTTTGCGGCTTTCAGTCACCTAAACTGTTACAGGATATGCTTGATCAAATTGGAAGTATCACATCCGGAGCAGCTTTGTTTGCGGTAGGAGTAACGATTGGAATTGGAAAAATTAACTTCAGTAAAGGCGCGCTCGGGATCGCTGTCTTAAAAGTAGCAGTTCAACCGATCGTTATGCTTGGAATTGCAGTATGGATAGGGTTGTCTTCAGATGAAGTGACAAAAGCTATTTTACTGGTAGCTTTTCCTGGATCTGCTGTAGCTGCGATGATTGCTTTGCGGTTTGAAAGCATGGAAAACGAAACGGCCTCTGCTTTTGTTATTAGTGCTATTTTATCGCTGGTTACGCTGCCGCTTCTTATTTCTTGGCTTATGTAA
- a CDS encoding NAD(P)/FAD-dependent oxidoreductase yields MSKHILILGGGYGGLLTAMTARQHLSADEAKITVVNRFATHQIITELHRLAVGGVSEQAVALPLDKLLKNYNVDLKIATVKEISPDQREVSLEDGTKLSYDYLVTALGSETAYFGIPGLEEHSFVLKSVNDANRLRAHVEACIAEYSKTKNKADGTIVVGGGGLTGIELVGEYADLMPSLCLKHGVDPKEISLYCVEAAPTVLPGFPAELVERAQSSLTKRGVTFVTGTPVTKMDATTVELKDGSKIETKTMVWTGGVQGNSVVANSGIEVNRGRALVNEFLQSTSHKDVFLAGDSAVVMGPEGRPYPPTAQLAWQMGEVVGVNLAVAIRGGAMESFVPVFSGTLGSLGRKDAIGTIGGNKTQLKGLPASLMKEASNVRYLSHIKGLFALAY; encoded by the coding sequence ATGTCAAAACATATTTTAATTTTAGGCGGCGGTTACGGTGGTTTATTAACTGCAATGACAGCTCGCCAACACCTAAGTGCGGATGAAGCAAAAATTACAGTAGTGAACCGTTTTGCTACTCACCAAATCATTACAGAATTACACCGTCTAGCTGTAGGCGGCGTTTCTGAACAAGCGGTAGCTTTACCACTTGATAAATTACTTAAAAACTACAACGTTGATTTAAAAATTGCAACGGTAAAAGAAATTTCACCAGATCAACGTGAAGTATCTCTTGAAGATGGTACAAAATTAAGCTACGACTACCTTGTTACAGCTTTAGGTAGTGAAACTGCTTACTTCGGTATCCCTGGTTTAGAAGAGCACAGCTTCGTTCTTAAATCAGTAAATGATGCAAACCGTTTACGTGCACACGTAGAAGCTTGTATCGCTGAATACAGCAAAACAAAAAATAAAGCTGACGGTACAATCGTAGTTGGCGGTGGCGGATTAACAGGTATCGAACTTGTTGGTGAATACGCTGACTTAATGCCAAGCCTATGCCTAAAACACGGTGTGGATCCAAAAGAAATTTCTCTATACTGTGTAGAAGCAGCTCCTACAGTTCTTCCAGGCTTCCCTGCTGAATTAGTAGAGCGTGCTCAATCAAGCTTAACAAAACGTGGCGTTACATTTGTTACTGGTACACCTGTAACAAAAATGGATGCTACAACTGTTGAACTTAAAGACGGCAGCAAAATTGAAACAAAAACAATGGTATGGACTGGCGGAGTTCAAGGTAACTCTGTAGTTGCTAACTCAGGTATCGAAGTAAACCGCGGTCGTGCACTTGTAAATGAATTCTTACAATCTACATCTCATAAAGATGTATTCCTTGCTGGTGACTCAGCGGTTGTAATGGGTCCAGAAGGTCGCCCTTACCCACCTACTGCTCAATTAGCTTGGCAAATGGGTGAAGTTGTAGGCGTGAACTTAGCAGTAGCTATTCGCGGCGGAGCAATGGAATCATTCGTTCCTGTCTTCTCTGGTACACTAGGAAGTCTTGGACGCAAAGATGCAATTGGTACAATCGGCGGAAACAAAACGCAATTAAAAGGTTTACCAGCATCACTTATGAAAGAAGCAAGTAACGTTCGTTACTTATCTCATATCAAAGGATTATTCGCATTAGCTTATTAA
- a CDS encoding NAD-dependent malic enzyme → MRAYKVERDGSISTSLKGKSVLSTSYLNKGSAFTEEERKELHLQGLLPPTVLTLEEQAKRAYEQFKKAPNDLQKNNSLNDLHNRNVVLFYRLLTDHLSEMLPIIYTPTVGQSIQEYSHEYHRPDGLYLSVNEADRLSEAIENLGLDSEDIDLLVVTDSESILGIGDWGVGGINIAVGKLAVYTAAAGIDPSRVLPVVLDMGTNNKKLLEDPLYLGNRHERVKGEDYNRFIAQFVKEITAKFPKALLHWEDLGNINARHIMKEYGDKILTFNDDIQGTGVITLAAVLTAVRITGTPLKDQRVVVFGPGSAGIGNADRIHSAMMLEGLSEEEAYDRFWAYDYRGLLTEDMEDLAPFQQPYVRQNEEIKEWEKGDENKISLLELVKQVKPTILIGTSGVTDAFTEEIIKEMAKHVERPVIMPLSNPTKLAEAVPENIIKWTEGKALIATGSPFEPVEYNGHTYEIGQANNAFVFPGLGLGAIVVRAQKFTESMFAEAANAVARIAETDTKGDTLLPNIKDLQKVSKAVAVAVADAAVKDNVATVTEKNVAELVEEAVWQPVYKPVKARNE, encoded by the coding sequence ATGAGAGCGTATAAAGTAGAAAGAGATGGGTCAATTTCAACTTCACTAAAAGGAAAATCAGTTTTATCCACTTCTTATTTAAATAAAGGTTCTGCTTTTACTGAAGAAGAAAGAAAAGAGCTTCATCTGCAGGGACTTCTTCCTCCAACGGTCTTAACGTTAGAAGAGCAGGCAAAAAGAGCATATGAGCAGTTCAAAAAAGCACCGAATGATCTTCAAAAAAATAATTCGTTAAATGATCTGCATAACCGGAACGTTGTGTTGTTTTATCGTTTATTAACCGATCATTTAAGTGAAATGCTTCCCATTATTTACACGCCTACTGTAGGTCAATCTATTCAAGAATACAGCCATGAATACCATCGTCCTGACGGCTTATATTTATCCGTAAATGAAGCGGACAGATTAAGTGAGGCGATTGAAAACTTAGGGCTCGACAGCGAAGATATTGATTTGCTTGTAGTCACGGATTCAGAAAGTATTTTAGGAATTGGGGACTGGGGAGTAGGAGGGATCAATATCGCAGTTGGAAAGTTAGCGGTCTACACAGCTGCAGCAGGAATTGACCCAAGCCGCGTACTGCCTGTTGTTCTTGACATGGGGACCAATAATAAAAAGCTTCTTGAAGATCCTTTGTATTTAGGAAATCGTCATGAACGAGTAAAAGGAGAAGACTATAATCGTTTTATCGCTCAATTTGTAAAAGAAATAACGGCCAAGTTTCCTAAAGCGCTTCTTCATTGGGAGGATCTTGGGAATATTAATGCGCGTCACATTATGAAAGAATACGGAGATAAAATTTTAACATTTAATGATGATATTCAAGGAACGGGAGTAATTACTCTTGCAGCCGTTTTAACAGCCGTCCGTATTACAGGTACGCCTTTAAAAGATCAGCGGGTTGTTGTATTTGGACCGGGATCTGCTGGAATTGGGAATGCTGATCGTATTCATAGTGCGATGATGCTTGAAGGGTTATCTGAAGAAGAAGCATATGATCGTTTTTGGGCATATGATTACAGAGGTCTGTTAACGGAAGATATGGAAGATTTAGCTCCTTTTCAACAGCCATATGTTCGCCAAAATGAAGAGATTAAAGAATGGGAAAAGGGCGATGAAAATAAAATTTCACTGTTGGAGCTTGTCAAGCAAGTGAAGCCAACGATTTTAATTGGAACATCAGGCGTCACGGATGCTTTTACCGAAGAAATTATTAAAGAAATGGCAAAGCATGTAGAGCGCCCGGTGATTATGCCGCTTTCAAACCCAACTAAACTTGCTGAAGCTGTTCCAGAAAATATTATAAAATGGACGGAAGGAAAAGCCCTTATTGCAACGGGAAGTCCATTTGAACCCGTTGAATATAACGGGCACACTTACGAAATCGGACAGGCTAATAATGCATTTGTGTTTCCAGGTCTTGGTTTAGGTGCAATTGTGGTTCGCGCTCAAAAGTTTACTGAATCTATGTTTGCAGAAGCAGCCAATGCAGTAGCGCGTATAGCAGAAACAGATACAAAAGGAGATACGCTTCTTCCAAATATTAAAGATCTTCAAAAAGTATCAAAGGCGGTTGCTGTGGCAGTTGCCGATGCTGCTGTAAAAGATAACGTAGCAACTGTTACCGAAAAAAATGTAGCTGAACTTGTAGAAGAAGCGGTATGGCAGCCTGTTTATAAACCTGTTAAGGCAAGAAATGAATGA
- a CDS encoding non-oxidative hydroxyarylic acid decarboxylases subunit D, producing the protein MHTCPRCEAKQANLVSKSPVEGAWEIYLCNVCLFTWRSSEPETITNPEKYPRPFKINPKDVPLATHVPPVPPRS; encoded by the coding sequence ATGCATACTTGTCCAAGATGTGAAGCCAAACAAGCGAACTTAGTATCTAAATCACCAGTTGAAGGAGCCTGGGAGATTTACTTATGCAACGTGTGTTTGTTTACCTGGCGTTCTTCTGAACCCGAGACGATCACCAATCCTGAAAAATACCCTCGACCATTTAAAATCAATCCAAAAGACGTACCGCTGGCAACGCACGTGCCTCCTGTGCCACCCCGGTCTTAA
- a CDS encoding non-oxidative hydroxyarylic acid decarboxylases subunit C: protein MAYKDFRDFLDTLHKEGQLLTITDEVQPDPDLGSAGQAISNLGDQTPGLLFTNIYGYNNAKVALNVMGSWSNHALMMGLPKSTPVKEQFFEFARRYEKFPVKVKREETAPFHECEIKDDINLFDLLPLFRLNQGDGGYYLDKACVISRDQHDKAHFGKQNVGIYRMQVKGKDRLGIQPVPQHDIAIHLKQAEEKGENLPVSIALGCEPAIVTAAATPLHYDQSEYEMAGAIQGEPYRIVKSQLSDLDVPWGAEVILEGEILAGEREYEGPFGEFTGHYSGGRSMPVIKINRVYHRKDPIFESLYIGMPWTETDYLIGINTSVPLYQQLKEAYPEEIEAVNAMYTHGLVAIISTKSRYGGFAKAVGMRALTTPHGLGYCKLVILVDEDVDPFNLPQVMWALSTKMHPKHDVITVPNLSVLPLDPGSDPAGITDKMILDATTPVAPETRGHYSQPLDTPLETEKWEKILTNMMQK from the coding sequence ATGGCTTATAAAGACTTTAGAGATTTCCTTGATACGCTACATAAAGAAGGGCAGCTGCTGACGATTACAGATGAAGTGCAGCCAGATCCGGATTTAGGTTCAGCAGGTCAAGCCATCAGTAATTTAGGAGATCAAACGCCGGGATTATTATTTACAAATATTTATGGATATAACAACGCAAAGGTAGCTCTAAACGTAATGGGTTCCTGGTCAAATCACGCGTTAATGATGGGACTGCCTAAATCAACTCCTGTAAAAGAACAGTTCTTTGAATTTGCTCGGAGATATGAAAAATTTCCTGTTAAAGTGAAAAGAGAAGAAACAGCGCCATTTCATGAGTGTGAAATTAAAGATGATATTAACTTATTCGACCTTTTGCCATTGTTCCGCTTGAATCAAGGAGACGGAGGCTATTATCTAGATAAAGCGTGCGTTATTTCTCGTGATCAGCATGATAAGGCGCATTTCGGCAAACAAAACGTAGGTATATATCGTATGCAGGTCAAAGGGAAAGACCGTCTAGGCATTCAGCCCGTGCCACAGCATGATATTGCCATTCACTTGAAACAAGCCGAAGAAAAAGGTGAAAACCTCCCTGTATCAATTGCTTTAGGATGTGAACCCGCGATTGTCACAGCAGCTGCTACGCCGCTTCATTACGATCAATCAGAGTATGAAATGGCAGGAGCTATTCAAGGTGAGCCGTACAGAATTGTGAAGTCTCAGCTTTCTGATTTAGATGTACCTTGGGGAGCAGAAGTGATTTTAGAGGGAGAAATCTTAGCTGGTGAACGTGAGTATGAGGGTCCTTTTGGTGAATTTACAGGTCATTACTCCGGTGGCAGAAGCATGCCTGTTATCAAAATCAATCGCGTATACCATCGCAAAGATCCTATTTTTGAAAGTCTATATATCGGTATGCCTTGGACAGAAACAGATTATTTAATTGGAATCAATACAAGCGTTCCTTTATATCAGCAGCTAAAAGAAGCATATCCTGAAGAGATTGAAGCGGTGAACGCGATGTATACTCATGGTCTTGTTGCTATCATTTCAACGAAAAGCCGATACGGAGGATTTGCTAAGGCGGTTGGTATGAGGGCATTGACTACGCCGCATGGATTAGGATATTGCAAGCTAGTTATTTTAGTAGACGAAGATGTGGATCCGTTTAATTTACCGCAAGTCATGTGGGCGCTATCGACAAAAATGCACCCAAAACATGATGTTATAACAGTGCCTAATCTCTCAGTTCTGCCACTTGATCCAGGATCTGATCCGGCTGGTATTACAGATAAAATGATTTTGGATGCTACAACACCGGTTGCACCAGAAACAAGAGGCCACTACTCGCAGCCTTTAGATACACCACTTGAAACTGAAAAATGGGAAAAAATCTTAACGAATATGATGCAAAAATAA